GCCCCACCTACATAGCCATTCCCGACGGACGCGTGTACGTGATTCCGGCCCGCAATTCTGGCCTCGCCAAGGGCGGCGCAGGCGACGTGCTTACCGGCATCATTACGGCACTCCTTGCGCAAGGTTTGCCGACAGCAGAAGCAGCTGTTCTCGGCGTACTCCTGCACCAGAAAGCAGGCCGCCTGACCCGCGAAAAAATGGGAGCATTTGGCATGCTCCCAAGCGACGTAATTGAAATGTTACCCACCGCATTCGGCTGCTAAAGCTACTAATGTCATGCCGCACTTGATGCGGCATCTCCTTTTCTACTAAAGTAGTTCAGAAACCAATTTGTCCATCGCAGCTTCGGATTCGGCGCTGAGCGTCGATTTTACCGTCACTACCGTTTCGGCAAGCGTCACGTTCTTGAGCGAGGAGAGGATTTCGGTCATCTTCTTTGCGGCCATCGGAGCCCACGTGCCATTCTCGACAACGCCCACCTTGCGGTTGCTGTAATTCTTCGCCTTCAAGTGATTCAGGAAGTCTTCCATCACCGGGAAAAGTCCCGCGTCATACGTGGGAGCAGCCACCACCATGCGGTCGTAACGGAAAGCGTCTTCGATGACTTCGGCCATGTCGCTGCGGGCAAGGTCAGAAACCACCACCTTCTCGACACCGGCGGCCTTGAGTTTTTCACCAAGCAATTCCGCGGCCTTCTTGGTTCCGCCGTAAATTGAGGCATACGCCACGAGCACGCCTTTGTCTTCGGGAGCGTAGCTGCTCCAGGTGTTGTACTTGTCGATGTAGTAGCCCAAATTTTCGGTAAGCACCGGGCCGTGCAGCGGGCAGATTGTCTTGATGTCGAGCGCGGCAGCCTTCTTGAGAACCGCCTGCACCTGGTTGCCGTACTTGCCCACGATATTGAAGTAGTAGCGGCGGGCTTCGCAGGCCCAGTCGTCCGGGTCAGCATCGTACACGCCGAACTTGCCGAACGCATCGGCCGCGAACAGCACCTTTTCGCTCTGCTCGTAGCTGAACAGCACTTCGGGCCAGTGCACCATCGGAGCTCCGATAAACTGCAAGGTGTGCGCACCGAGTGCAAGCGTATCGCCTTCCTTCACGGTCTGCTTCTTGACCGATTCAGGGAGTGTCATGAACTGCGGCAGGAGCGCAAAAGCCTTCGCCGAGGAAACGAGAGTCGCTTCCGGGTACTTCGCGACAAAATCAGCAATGCCACCGGCATGGTCCGGTTCCAGATGGTGAATCACCAAGTAATCCGGTTTGCGCCCAGCGAGAGCAGTTTCCAGATTGGCAAGCCATTCATTCACCTTGTGGGCATCCACCGTATCGGTCACGGCAATTTTTTCGTCCACAATCACATACGAATTGTACGCCATGCCCTCGGGCACCACGTACTGGCCTTCGAACAAATCCAAGTCGCGGTCATCAACTCCGATGTACTTGATATTTTCGCTAAAGTTCTTCATAAAGACTCCTGATAATTTCGTAGAGAATTTAACAATTTATCGGACGGAGATTCTTAATCTTCCAAGAAATACTGCACATTCGTCACGACGCGGACTTTCTTGATGTACGGCGTATTTTCATCGCGGTCCTCGATGGAGAACACGCCCTGCGTGGCGGTCTTGATTTTGCCAAGCTTGCTGTCGGAATCCTTCGCGAATTTTTCAGCAGCGGAGCGTGCATTCTTTGTCGCCTCGTCAATCATGGCGGGCTTGATTTCATTGAGACCGTTAAAGCTATAGACGGTGCGGTACTGGTAATCGCTGCCGCTAAAAGCGATTCCATGTTTCAGGAGTTCGCCCTGTTTTTCCATGGCCTTACGAACAAGTTCTACATCGTTTGTCGCCACCGTTGCAACCACGGTTGCCACATAGCGATAATTGTGTTTGCCTCCGCTGTAGAGTTCGCCGTCGGCATCGACAATGGCCGGGGTCGAGTAAGTAATGTTTTCTTTTTTAACGCCGTTTTCGAGCAGGAACTTTTCAAATATCTGCGATTTGGACTGTAGCGTTGCAGAAAGTTCGGCAAGATCGTTGCCCACTTCTTTGTAAACAATCGGCCAAATCACGAAATCAGCCGGTACTTCGCGTTCGGCAAGGCCTCGCACGAACACCACGCGGTCGCGGTCCTTGACATCGATTTGCGCGCGATAGAAAAATGCACCCAGGCACAAAATGGCGAGCGCCAGAATGAGAGCCTCTTTAACTCGTGATTGCATAAACAACTCCTTTTTTTCTTTAAGTCAATATACAAAATTCTATATTACCAAAGTAAAAAAGGAGAACAAGATGATTTGTCCTAAATGCGGCAGAAAATACGAAGACGACATGCCCCAGTGCCTGTGGTGTGACGCCCCCAACCCCAAAATAAACAAGCAAACGGAACCCGAACAAGAAACAAAAATCGAACAGCATCCGGTTCAGGAAAAGTTTGACGAAACGAACGCCATTTCAAATCAAAACTGCGAATGTCCGGAAACCTCCGAAACTACGGAACCCGAAGACAACACCATGCCCCGCAAAGGAACGCTTATTTTCTGGATGGGTGCTATTTTTGGTGAATTGGGCGTGCACTGCATTATGAGCGGGAGAACCCTGAGAGGATGGTTGTACCTCTTTTTCGGAGGATTCACATTCAATTTTTGGAAAGGGTTTCTAGGTCCACTCAACATTCATTTTCCGCTTTGGATGCATATCCTAATGAACCTGGCAAGCGTCGTCGTTACAGTCCTTGCATGCATCGACGTCTGGAAGATTGCACAAGGTAGATATGTTCATTCAAAAAAAGGCTTTACATATACAGGCGCAAAATGGATGTTCGCCATTGCCATTTTATGCTACATGATTAACGGAATATTTATTGCATCTTCAACCATCAAAATCATCAGTAACGGATTTTTCAATATAGAGACCTACGACAGAACCGATGACAATGTTCAAGCCTGTTATGAAAACATGGCCTCTTCTGTAGAAGATTACATTGATAGAC
The window above is part of the Fibrobacter sp. UWH4 genome. Proteins encoded here:
- a CDS encoding TM2 domain-containing protein, whose product is MICPKCGRKYEDDMPQCLWCDAPNPKINKQTEPEQETKIEQHPVQEKFDETNAISNQNCECPETSETTEPEDNTMPRKGTLIFWMGAIFGELGVHCIMSGRTLRGWLYLFFGGFTFNFWKGFLGPLNIHFPLWMHILMNLASVVVTVLACIDVWKIAQGRYVHSKKGFTYTGAKWMFAIAILCYMINGIFIASSTIKIISNGFFNIETYDRTDDNVQACYENMASSVEDYIDRQEKFFATEKRLGNFEVIAFIPTAYKCHINHFVTQDLGIGISIKYRSFITDCKTGSIWTFSASVQDDKLVWYTTTPKDEKCKETFPKFYELKDKLEKQQTESSAQ
- a CDS encoding SIMPL domain-containing protein codes for the protein MQSRVKEALILALAILCLGAFFYRAQIDVKDRDRVVFVRGLAEREVPADFVIWPIVYKEVGNDLAELSATLQSKSQIFEKFLLENGVKKENITYSTPAIVDADGELYSGGKHNYRYVATVVATVATNDVELVRKAMEKQGELLKHGIAFSGSDYQYRTVYSFNGLNEIKPAMIDEATKNARSAAEKFAKDSDSKLGKIKTATQGVFSIEDRDENTPYIKKVRVVTNVQYFLED
- a CDS encoding FprA family A-type flavoprotein, yielding MKNFSENIKYIGVDDRDLDLFEGQYVVPEGMAYNSYVIVDEKIAVTDTVDAHKVNEWLANLETALAGRKPDYLVIHHLEPDHAGGIADFVAKYPEATLVSSAKAFALLPQFMTLPESVKKQTVKEGDTLALGAHTLQFIGAPMVHWPEVLFSYEQSEKVLFAADAFGKFGVYDADPDDWACEARRYYFNIVGKYGNQVQAVLKKAAALDIKTICPLHGPVLTENLGYYIDKYNTWSSYAPEDKGVLVAYASIYGGTKKAAELLGEKLKAAGVEKVVVSDLARSDMAEVIEDAFRYDRMVVAAPTYDAGLFPVMEDFLNHLKAKNYSNRKVGVVENGTWAPMAAKKMTEILSSLKNVTLAETVVTVKSTLSAESEAAMDKLVSELL